A stretch of DNA from Scatophagus argus isolate fScaArg1 chromosome 23, fScaArg1.pri, whole genome shotgun sequence:
ttaattttgttctcagtttctttacaaagtaaagaaagtcaataacaaatttattttataatgttaCTTTCCGTCATAGTCTTTATGTGTCAGTCAAGAAAAATAGGGCAGAGGCCTTTATATGATTGtctcttgtttttatctaccAATAACAACCAATAGTGGATGAATCGATTCTTTATTTTGGTCTCATCTTTTCATATGTATCAAAatattgtgttcatttatttcattttgaacactCAAGGTCTCAGTTTTGGCAGTAAACAGTTGTCattgaaataacattttaaacaggtaaaactaaataaaaatgaaataaactgttCTATTGTGGATGTAACAACTCATAGTAATGAACTTTAACTTAAAATTAacttaaattttattattttattatgattGTGATTATTTCACAATATCTTTGTATTTACTTTCATCTTCATGCTTTCACACTGATCTAGAACTGGTGCTGTATTCAAATTAGAAATGCAAATTAATCTTGTAAATGAGGACATGGGACAAGAGCAGAATTCTGAGGATGCAGGAAAAGGGACACCTCTTTCAAACACAGGGTTCATTTTTAACCTAAGGTCACACCAGTTTGGCTAACCAGAGAGATCTGGACAGTTTGACACACTGGAGGGGTTTATGGTCAGCCAGACATGAGGgtgtcaaaagaaaaagtgttttctcCATGTCTTTCATGTGTGTACACCACTGAGACtcgttttattttcagtcttcatCCGGGGTCAATAtcagcttctctttctgttttcatgttttagtttttacttcTTTCCCTGTTCTGCCGAAGAAGAAATTTAAAGCCGTGCTTCTCAAAGTTTTTCACATGAAAGTTTTTCACATTACTTACACAAATTAAAAGATAAGAAATTAGCTATTCGATATTTTATTACAGAACTTTGCACTACTCTTTTCATTTGGACTACTCTGTCCTTTGCACAATACcattgtaaatattgttgtcatctctgacactgtttatattttatttactctggttgattttatatttatatagtgttgtttctATATTTATAGTAGTTACGTATATTGTAGGctattgggcttataccggtaccagggaaactaatttcgttccacctcatgtttctacatgtgtgaaatgacaataaagctccttaaATCCTTGAAAGTAGCCCCCCCAGTAGGATTACAGGGGGTCCCCAGCAAAAAGAATAATTttaaagataattaaaaaagaataatttattTCAACTATTCCatccaaatgacaaaatgactcTGACACCACTCTAAGAACCACTGAATCCAAGTACTTTTTCCACCAGTGATTAATAGAAGTAGAAGGTggtgaaaatgattttgtaaATTGCTGTTTTAAAGCTCAAGAATAAAAGTAATCTCAAGTGGTTGTACTAACGATTATGGATGAGGaagaagtggaaaaataaaCCGTAGTACTCTTGTAATTGTTATACTCTAGTACTATAGATACAGTCACCATTTTGCTTATAAAAAAGAGGGAAACAAGACAAGAACATGTGCCGAGAACAGTTCCCTTGTGCATCATATTTAGGTTTGTAGGACACAAAAGAATACCTGAAAGTCACTCTTAAAATCAAGGTAGCCTAAATTAGCAGCTAAATTCAGTGGAACACAATGTCACACAATTCATCATCACTCTAATCCACTCAAAACCTTATACTGCAGCCTGAACAGTCAAGGTGAACTGCTAAGAAGCTAGAACTACTCACCTGCCCAGGTAAGCTGTTGTTCATCTGTGCTCCACCATGAAGCTCATGGTGGTCCCATCAAACGATGGTGGGGCAATGATCCGCGGCCCCTGCTGGGAAGTGATGCTGATTACTGGCTGCTTGACACTGGAGACGCCCTGCAGTGACCTGTTGGCAGTGGCCTGCTGTTGAGCCCCAAAGGCCGCACTGGGAGACTTTCCAGTGGTCATGTAGAAGGGACTCTCCATGTACATGCCCTCAGTCTGCTGAGACGAGGCTTTTTCCACACTCTCCACTTCTGACTGCACCAGTGTCCGAGCCGGAATCACGGATGGTGTTGGCATAAAACCTGGGTAAATCATGTAGGTGTGTCcatacacacctggactaaGGGCCAAAGGTGAGATAGGCATTGGCACAGGGGTAGCAGGAGGTTGCGACATGGGCACATCCACATACTGGCCTGTTTCAGGGTCAAAGAGACGCTTGGTGGCCGGCTGCACAGGAGTGTCCACCAGGTAGTAGTTTCCAGTGGTCGGATCCAGGAGCATCTTCCTCTGGGTGACCTGGAAGGGATCCAGGGAGGGAGCAGGTGTGATTGCTGGGGAAAAACAGTAAACCTGAGGCTGATTGGTGGACATGCCCAGTGGCAAGGAGTGATAAATGTTGGCGGAAGGGATCTCTGGTGAGCATGTCTCCATCACAATGCTGGAGCGTTTAGGGGACTGATTATGGTCTTCCTGTCCTCTGGAACCAGATGACAGGTGTCCTGAAGGTGTTGttgggtgtgtctgtgtggtcaTTGCGTACACTGGTGTTTTATCCAAAGATGAAGCTTGTTTGTTGCTGGTGGCATGAGACTTGACAGGAATGGTCAAGTAGTTCTCGTTGTCAGCTGAGGAGCTGAACAGATCTTGTGTGGACCTCTCTAACTCCTTTGACTCAGCTCCCTCAGGTCCACTTAGTTTTGTTTGGCTGACTTTTAAGGATACAGGCAATTTTGGAGACTTAGGAACAAAGCTTTTGGTACTGAAAGGTGCTTGTGTGACAGGGTTTGGCTGCGGCATCTTTGGGGTTGTGGAGGCCTTCAGGCTGGAGCTGAGGCTAAACGTGTTTTTATTCCCTGTGGTCCTGGTGACTTGCATCAACTTAGCAACCGGCCTTTCGTCATGGCTGACAGCAGTCTGAAGGAGTTTGTCCTCTCGCCTCAGGAAGCTGTCAGGGCCAGGGGATGCTGCTACTGCTGACAGTGTCTTGTCAATGTTCAACCCTCTTGTTCCTTCATCAATGGGTCCTCCATGCTCCTCGCTGGCTATAAGCGAAAGCACATGGCTGTCTGTCAGGGGCTGAGGATCAATCTTccttttccattcatttctttcaaacACATAGAGCTGCTCCATGGTTTTCACTGCAGCCTGGAGTTTTTCCAAAGCCACCTGGTTTGACATCTTTGATTCAGGTTTCTTATCTGcaatatctgatattttttcCTGCCTCTTTGGAgctattttgttttcagttctcGATCCAATGTCTCCCTCTGAAGAGCTATTTGAGTTACCTATGGGTGCTCCCCCTACTGCCCTTTGCAGTGGAGTACTTTTAGCGCCCTCTGGAGATGATCTGTCTATGTCAAACGGATCCCGATGAGGTAACTCAGTAAGATTTCCAGATGGTTTTCCGTTACCACTTGTATTGACAGACTGGCATTTTATCACTATAGGGGACACAGAATTAGGACTTCGATATGGAATTTGCTTCTTTTGCTCTGAATGACTGTCAGCAGAGGTAAAGTTCGACTTATTTTCGTTGTTATccaaagaaacaaagtgatATGAACTTTTAACTAATTTACGCACGTCTCTTACTTGGTGTATGGGCGTCTGCAGCTTCCCTTTATTATCTCGAATGTCTCTAACCGTGAAATGCGGCACTTTATCTGAAGACTCACCCTTCAAAGCTGCAGCCAGCGCCTGGCATTTGAAGTCATCTGTTCTCATTAGGCTGGATGTGTTACAGCCTATATTGGGAGCGCGCGGTTTGGAGACGCTGAAAGGCTCCGTCTTATTGTTTCGGACACTCCTCaagttaattttaatttcaggaGACTTAGATGTAGCCACACTTCTGGAGTCTGTGATGTAGAAAGTGTTGTCGGAGCGCAGTTTTATCCCTCCCCCGTCTCCACACGGAGAATAATTCCTGCTTTGCAGCTGCTGCCCGACTTCTCCGTCACTGGGCAGCAGTTGGATACTTGgcacaaacaaatgtgacattttggtCAGTTTGCCGCTGCACGACGAATGCTGatccctctcgctctctttgTCGTTAGCTGAAGGCGACTGCTCCTCTGGAGTTTGATCGTTTTTATGATCCTTTTGAAACTCTAGCTCCCCGTCCTTCCAGCATCTGAACGCGCTATTTTCGCTGCGAAGCAGCGTGCTTTTGGACGCTTCCAGTGTGCCTTTTTTAGTATCGATTCCAGCTTCATTTGTCGGCTCTAAATTAGTTTCTGGTGCGGGAGCGACTGCGTCTTGCTTGAGAGAGTCGCTCTTGGTATCACATGAGCCGCTGTCCACTATGTCCCCtaattcattcacacacattatgGCGTAGTCAGAGCTGCTTTCGGAAATCTTAGAGCTCTGTCTGTGTAGCTCCCTGCTCCCTTTCCCCCTGTGGCTGTCGCACTCCTGGTGCACAAAGCATGGAGATGGCGTCTGGTGTGGCTCACTAATCTCCCCTCTTTCCATCTTGCGCTCCTGCTCAAACTGCATCTTCTtagaaatcacatttttgatCAGGCTAGATGCGAATATGgctttcttgtgtgtgtcttccaTGGTTTTAGAGGGCGGCTGCCTGGCCCCTCTCCTCTGACTGCATAGCAAACTGTTGGTAACTTCATCTGTGGAACGTGATCCTGCAGCGTTTTGTGCAAAGTTCGTGCGTCTTTCTCCCCCAGACATCCCCGATTTAACATTGCAACGAAAATTCAGAGTCTCTGTGAGTCTAATGACCCCACTGTGACCTTGACTAAATTTTCCCATCACCTCTATTTTCTTTGTAGATGACGATGCGCCGTGAGGATTGGTATTCAGGGTGAAGATCTTGCTGGTGGGCGGTTTGATGTTTGCTAGTGCAATGCCTTTATAACCtctgttttctacttttttggCGATTTCAAGTGAGGCCTTTGAGTTCTGGTGGGAAACAACACTTTGGTCCAGTCCCTTCGACACATTCATGTTGCCATATTTCAGGTCGACAAATGTGGACCACCTGTTTATCCCTATCCCATGCTCTGATGCAGAGGACTCACTGGAGGTGCTGAAATTAATGGCATCAAAGTAAGGATAAGCCAGGCTCTTGAAGGCTCTGGCTGTCAGGTTGCGCACCTCCTTGTCAGCATCGTCCAGCTCGCTGACAGCGCTGGACGCACCGCTAGAATACCCGGTGACCTCTTTTCCCCTCAATTTACGGCCAAAGTGTAAGCGTCCTGGCGCGGCTATGAAGGACTTTGCCCTGTCACACAAGGTCTCTGTCTTCCCATCAGTTCCCCTGAACACATAGCGGTTCGTGTCCTCGGAGCGCGTGGCATGATAAAGAATATTTTCCTGTTCTTTGATGCTGCTAGGGTCATTTATAGCTCGAGAAGTGGTTCTGATTGACAGGTGGATCTGTCCCGCACTGCTgccactgcactgctgctgcgGCGGCTTAATCACACTCTCATCTGAGCTGGTGAACTTGGCCGCGTCGCACAGATCACTTTCATGCAGAGTGCTGAATGCTGCTGTTTCGCCCTGAGAGCGGGGCTGGCGGCCGTCCCCCCTCTCCCCCGCCGCTCCTTCACCGTCAAAAGAAGCATAATCGACAAATGAGTACACCTGGTTGCTTTCCTCAATGTCCCAGCTGGCAGAGGAGCCCACCCCGAGGTCGCAGTCCCCCTCATGATCAGAAAGCTCCGAGAGCTGGATCTCGTGCGTGGTAATGTAATGAGACTCATCCTCCGTTACACACGGGACGCAGTCGTCAGAAATCACCAAAgtaatatcatcatcatcatcat
This window harbors:
- the c23h4orf54 gene encoding uncharacterized protein C4orf54 homolog; translated protein: MKTEKSCVETPVTLREVKDLLGKLAPGEEDAPEKQDECKYVDLELVDVTECGAKTEKDNRSGERNQMSVRINSSSPGAAPEPKDEHEIKTEIETQKKEDFGAGKGVEDVNEGTSDPLSSPNCPLFTADDCLKSRDKSERAMTQPEMPEEKNKKKTPRDEELYCDNYWSGRSESEDYEDDDDDDDDITLVISDDCVPCVTEDESHYITTHEIQLSELSDHEGDCDLGVGSSASWDIEESNQVYSFVDYASFDGEGAAGERGDGRQPRSQGETAAFSTLHESDLCDAAKFTSSDESVIKPPQQQCSGSSAGQIHLSIRTTSRAINDPSSIKEQENILYHATRSEDTNRYVFRGTDGKTETLCDRAKSFIAAPGRLHFGRKLRGKEVTGYSSGASSAVSELDDADKEVRNLTARAFKSLAYPYFDAINFSTSSESSASEHGIGINRWSTFVDLKYGNMNVSKGLDQSVVSHQNSKASLEIAKKVENRGYKGIALANIKPPTSKIFTLNTNPHGASSSTKKIEVMGKFSQGHSGVIRLTETLNFRCNVKSGMSGGERRTNFAQNAAGSRSTDEVTNSLLCSQRRGARQPPSKTMEDTHKKAIFASSLIKNVISKKMQFEQERKMERGEISEPHQTPSPCFVHQECDSHRGKGSRELHRQSSKISESSSDYAIMCVNELGDIVDSGSCDTKSDSLKQDAVAPAPETNLEPTNEAGIDTKKGTLEASKSTLLRSENSAFRCWKDGELEFQKDHKNDQTPEEQSPSANDKESERDQHSSCSGKLTKMSHLFVPSIQLLPSDGEVGQQLQSRNYSPCGDGGGIKLRSDNTFYITDSRSVATSKSPEIKINLRSVRNNKTEPFSVSKPRAPNIGCNTSSLMRTDDFKCQALAAALKGESSDKVPHFTVRDIRDNKGKLQTPIHQVRDVRKLVKSSYHFVSLDNNENKSNFTSADSHSEQKKQIPYRSPNSVSPIVIKCQSVNTSGNGKPSGNLTELPHRDPFDIDRSSPEGAKSTPLQRAVGGAPIGNSNSSSEGDIGSRTENKIAPKRQEKISDIADKKPESKMSNQVALEKLQAAVKTMEQLYVFERNEWKRKIDPQPLTDSHVLSLIASEEHGGPIDEGTRGLNIDKTLSAVAASPGPDSFLRREDKLLQTAVSHDERPVAKLMQVTRTTGNKNTFSLSSSLKASTTPKMPQPNPVTQAPFSTKSFVPKSPKLPVSLKVSQTKLSGPEGAESKELERSTQDLFSSSADNENYLTIPVKSHATSNKQASSLDKTPVYAMTTQTHPTTPSGHLSSGSRGQEDHNQSPKRSSIVMETCSPEIPSANIYHSLPLGMSTNQPQVYCFSPAITPAPSLDPFQVTQRKMLLDPTTGNYYLVDTPVQPATKRLFDPETGQYVDVPMSQPPATPVPMPISPLALSPGVYGHTYMIYPGFMPTPSVIPARTLVQSEVESVEKASSQQTEGMYMESPFYMTTGKSPSAAFGAQQQATANRSLQGVSSVKQPVISITSQQGPRIIAPPSFDGTTMSFMVEHR